In the genome of Dioscorea cayenensis subsp. rotundata cultivar TDr96_F1 chromosome 1, TDr96_F1_v2_PseudoChromosome.rev07_lg8_w22 25.fasta, whole genome shotgun sequence, one region contains:
- the LOC120254183 gene encoding putative nuclease HARBI1, with translation MRRKGLMRDTLHITIEEQLLMFLHTVGHNQRNRVIAHNFLRSSETDCIGALDGTHIHASVPVSEVAEFRGRKAYSTQNVLVAVDFDLHFTYVLAGWEGSAHDALVLRDALERPNGLSVPEGKYYLVDAGYATRPGFIAPYRGVRYHLKEFGSQTPANHKELFNLRHSSARTTIERAFGSLKGHFKIFSSRPFFPFKTQAELVLAACILHNYIISGGEDIFIPSEEEWTPPRPPSERNMREQREEVNEWVAHREQIARDMWTNK, from the exons ATGAGACGAAAGGGCCTTATGAGAGACACATTGCACATCACTATTGAAGAGCAATTACTGATGTTCCTTCACACCGTAGGACATAACCAGCGTAATCGTGTCATAGCACATAATTTCCTCAGATCTAGTGAGACA GATTGTATTGGAGCTTTAGATGGGACCCATATCCATGCTTCTGTTCCTGTATCTGAAGTTGCAGAATTTCGTGGGAGAAAAGCATACTCTACACAAAATGTACTTGTTGCTGTTGATTTTGACTTACATTTTACCTATGTTCTTGCTGGATGGGAAGGTTCAGCACATGATGCTTTAGTTTTACGTGATGCACTTGAAAGACCAAATGGCCTATCAGTCCCTGAAG GGAAATATTACTTAGTCGATGCTGGATACGCAACTCGACCGGGTTTTATAGCTCCATATAGAGGCGTTAGATACCATCTTAAAGAATTTGGCTCACAGACACCGGCTAACCATAAAGAACTTTTTAACCTTCGTCATTCATCAGCCCGTACCACCATTGAACGAGCTTTTGGTTCTCTTAAGGGACACTTCAAAATATTCTCATCAAGACCATTCTTTCCATTTAAAACTCAAGCTGAACTTGTGTTAGCTGCatgtattttgcataattatattataagtgGAGGAGAAGACATTTTCATACCTTCTGAGGAAGAATGGACACCACCACGACCACCATCAGAAAGAAACATGAGAGAACAAAGGGAGGAGGTCAATGAATGGGTGGCACATAGAGAACAAATTGCACGTGATATGTGGACTAACAAATAG